One genomic window of Ilyobacter polytropus DSM 2926 includes the following:
- a CDS encoding ClC family H(+)/Cl(-) exchange transporter, producing MPNSNISDIMKNLRHKKLELYFFGALVGLFTGMVVVFYRLALNYASELHEISFNALSENLSPGNIFITILLLILFSLILGYINTYVPMAKGSGIPQVKGVLVRQLSFDWLKELIAKFFGGVVAIGTGMSLGREGPSVHLGAEIGKGFFKVFKREDPERKYLVSCGASAGLAAAFNAPLAGAIFSIEELHKFMSPLLITCVLISSVVSDFVSKYFFGLEPSFTIKVESGFGLHDYHLIIIFALIVTIIGKLFGDWLVKFQEIFAKIPLPPIIKPIVIIFIVFMVGIFFRDVTGGGHHLAEEIINHPFSYKTLFLLLALKFLFTLICYSSGAPGGIFLPILVIGAISGKIYGMLMVDYFGYQESYVIYFIILGMASLLTAVVKAPITGTILILEMTGSFEHFFPLITVTMVTFLITEILEMIPIYDTLLERMLENHEIEEGDIHNKLTIRIPVGPDSYFENKKICEVTWPNDCLIVGIKRGEKEIIPKGKHSIMSGDVLIILTNESTAKVIKLDLLKKAQEVIL from the coding sequence ATGCCAAATAGTAACATCAGCGACATTATGAAAAATTTGCGTCACAAAAAACTAGAGCTTTATTTTTTCGGGGCTCTTGTTGGGCTGTTTACGGGCATGGTTGTAGTATTTTATCGTTTAGCCTTAAATTATGCAAGTGAACTCCACGAAATTTCTTTTAACGCCTTGAGTGAAAACCTTTCACCGGGAAACATTTTTATCACCATATTATTACTGATTCTTTTCTCACTGATCTTAGGCTATATAAACACCTATGTCCCAATGGCCAAGGGAAGTGGAATACCGCAGGTAAAAGGGGTTCTGGTAAGACAACTAAGCTTTGACTGGTTGAAGGAACTTATTGCAAAGTTCTTTGGAGGAGTTGTAGCCATAGGAACCGGGATGTCCTTAGGAAGAGAGGGACCATCAGTACATTTAGGGGCAGAGATAGGAAAAGGTTTTTTCAAAGTTTTCAAAAGAGAGGATCCAGAAAGAAAATATCTTGTATCATGCGGTGCCAGTGCAGGACTTGCTGCGGCATTTAACGCTCCCTTAGCTGGGGCTATATTTTCAATAGAAGAGCTTCACAAATTTATGTCTCCTCTTCTTATTACATGCGTACTTATATCGTCAGTTGTAAGTGATTTTGTATCAAAGTATTTTTTTGGTTTAGAACCCTCCTTTACAATAAAGGTAGAAAGTGGTTTTGGACTTCACGACTATCATCTTATTATCATTTTTGCACTGATAGTAACAATAATTGGAAAATTATTTGGTGACTGGTTAGTAAAATTTCAGGAGATATTTGCCAAAATTCCTCTGCCACCAATTATTAAACCAATAGTAATAATTTTTATAGTATTTATGGTCGGAATTTTCTTTAGAGACGTTACAGGAGGGGGGCACCATTTAGCAGAAGAAATTATAAATCACCCTTTTTCCTATAAAACACTTTTTTTACTTTTAGCACTCAAGTTTTTATTTACTCTTATATGTTACTCTTCAGGAGCTCCTGGCGGTATATTTCTTCCCATACTGGTTATAGGGGCTATAAGTGGTAAAATATATGGAATGCTCATGGTGGATTATTTCGGTTATCAGGAAAGTTATGTGATTTATTTTATAATTTTAGGAATGGCTTCTTTACTCACAGCTGTTGTAAAAGCTCCTATTACAGGAACAATACTTATACTTGAAATGACTGGTTCATTCGAACACTTTTTTCCACTGATAACAGTTACAATGGTTACATTCTTAATAACAGAAATTCTGGAAATGATTCCGATATATGATACTCTCCTTGAACGGATGCTTGAAAATCATGAGATTGAAGAGGGAGATATCCATAATAAACTCACCATACGAATACCTGTAGGTCCAGATTCATATTTTGAAAACAAAAAAATATGTGAAGTCACCTGGCCCAACGACTGCCTTATTGTCGGTATTAAAAGAGGAGAAAAAGAGATTATCCCAAAAGGAAAGCATAGTATTATGAGCGGAGATGTGCTTATAATTCTTACCAACGAATCTACAGCTAAGGTTATAAAATTAGATCTTTTGAAAAAAGCACAAGAAGTTATATTATAA
- a CDS encoding YibE/F family protein yields the protein MKKIFVLLFIFVLSAISFSDQKDNYIKGRVTQKVRSYEPQEFEDEVVKVDVYNVIIEDGIDSGKVIEVDFPIYRESAFNIPLKEGMDVVLYTEIADDGKNVYYISDIDKRNNMLLLGGLFIVLTFILSRFKGLKAILALGITVAGIFKFFLPGVIYGYSPILLSVIMAFFASLVTIFLISGFNHKGKVAMAGSIGGVAFAGILSYIFSIKMGITGYSDIDALNYAPMLVGIKVRELVSAGVILGSMGAVMDVAVSISSALDEIKQKNPDLHPMEIFKSGMNIGSDIIGTMVNTLILAYIGSSLFTVMLIVMQRTEYPIIRILNFEFMAVEVLRSLSGSIGILVAVPLTSYLSSFRGEMRRI from the coding sequence ATGAAAAAGATTTTTGTTCTACTTTTTATCTTTGTACTTTCTGCCATCTCTTTTTCAGATCAGAAAGATAACTATATCAAGGGAAGAGTTACCCAAAAGGTTCGATCCTATGAGCCTCAGGAGTTTGAAGACGAGGTTGTAAAGGTTGACGTGTATAATGTTATCATAGAGGATGGGATAGATTCTGGGAAGGTTATAGAGGTGGATTTTCCAATTTACCGTGAATCTGCATTTAATATTCCGTTAAAAGAGGGGATGGATGTGGTTCTTTACACAGAGATAGCCGATGACGGGAAAAATGTCTATTATATCTCTGATATTGATAAACGTAACAACATGCTTTTATTGGGTGGTCTGTTTATAGTACTTACTTTTATCTTGTCTAGGTTCAAAGGTCTAAAAGCAATTTTGGCTCTAGGAATTACAGTTGCAGGAATATTTAAGTTCTTTCTTCCAGGGGTGATATATGGATATTCTCCGATTTTATTATCTGTAATAATGGCATTTTTTGCATCTCTTGTCACCATATTCCTTATATCTGGATTTAATCATAAAGGAAAGGTGGCTATGGCAGGGAGTATAGGGGGAGTGGCCTTTGCAGGTATTTTATCCTATATATTCAGCATCAAAATGGGGATTACCGGTTATAGTGATATTGATGCTTTAAATTATGCTCCAATGTTAGTAGGAATAAAGGTCAGAGAGCTGGTCTCTGCTGGAGTTATTTTGGGAAGTATGGGAGCGGTTATGGATGTGGCAGTGTCTATCTCTTCTGCACTAGATGAGATAAAACAAAAAAATCCTGATCTTCATCCAATGGAGATATTTAAGTCGGGAATGAATATAGGAAGCGATATAATCGGAACTATGGTGAACACTCTGATATTGGCTTATATAGGCAGCTCCTTATTTACGGTAATGCTCATTGTTATGCAAAGAACAGAGTATCCTATTATAAGAATATTAAATTTTGAATTTATGGCTGTAGAAGTCTTAAGATCCCTATCTGGTAGTATCGGAATACTTGTTGCAGTTCCTCTTACCTCTTATCTGAGCTCTTTTAGGGGTGAAATGAGAAGAATTTAA